In Pseudomonas saponiphila, the genomic stretch GCCGCTTGCAGGCGGCGGACGTCCTCCAGGGCGCTCTGTTCAAGCTTGCCTTTGAGTACCCGCTGGCCGAGCCGCTGGTCGATCGCGGCAATGGCCTGGGCCGCCGCTTCCGGCCGCTGGTCCAGCAGCAGCACCGGATGCCCGGCCTGGGCCGCGACCTGGGCGATGCCGGCCCCCATGGCTCCGGCGCCGACCACGGCAATGCGTGCGTTATGGCTGAGTGGGCCCATGTTCAGCACCCCTTGAAGACGGGGCTGCGTTTTTCCATGAAGGCGCTGACGCCCTCGCGGTAGTCTTCGCTGCGGCCCGCCAGGCGCTGCAGGTCGCGCTCCAGGTCCAACTGCTGGTCGAAGCTGTTGTGCAGGCTGGCATTCAGGCTGCGCTTGATCAGGGCCAGGCCGTAGGTGGGCTGGCTGGCCAGGTGGCGGGCCAGGCGCAGGGCTTCGTCCCGCAGCGCGTCGTCGTCCACGCATCGGTGGATCAGCCCCCATTGTTCGGCCTGTTCGGCGCTCAGGCGATTGCCCAGCAGGGCCAGGGACTTGGCCCGGGCCATGCCCACCAGCCGGGGCAGCAGCCAGGTGCCGCCGGAATCGGGAATCAGCCCGAGCTTGCAGAACGCCTGGATAAAGCTCGCGGAGCGCGCCGCCAGCACCAGATCGCAAGCCAGGGGCAGGTTGGCCCCGGCGCCGGCGGCCACGCCGTTGACCGCGCAGATCACCGGCAGTGGCAGGTCGCGCAGCTCGCGTATCAGCGGGTTGTAGAACGCTTCGATGGATTGCCCCA encodes the following:
- the paaG gene encoding 2-(1,2-epoxy-1,2-dihydrophenyl)acetyl-CoA isomerase PaaG gives rise to the protein MNFATLLFSIDQGVALVSLNRPEQLNSFTAQMHGELRSALKLVRNNPEVRVLLLTGEGRGFCAGQDLGERNVAPGEAPPDLGQSIEAFYNPLIRELRDLPLPVICAVNGVAAGAGANLPLACDLVLAARSASFIQAFCKLGLIPDSGGTWLLPRLVGMARAKSLALLGNRLSAEQAEQWGLIHRCVDDDALRDEALRLARHLASQPTYGLALIKRSLNASLHNSFDQQLDLERDLQRLAGRSEDYREGVSAFMEKRSPVFKGC